DNA from Conexivisphaera calida:
CCTGCGACTGGCCCTGGGCCCCCGTCATCTTGCTGAGCTCCATCTCCGACTCAACCTTCCCCTTCTTGTACTCCCCCACCGCCCTGCCCATGGAGTGGAAGAGCTCCGGTATCTTGTTCGCGCCGGCGAAGAGCACGACCGCCACTATGATTATGATTATTATGTCGGTGGCGCTGCCTATCAAACGCGCACATCACCTCCGGATTTCGAGCGCGCGGACCGCATAGATAAGGGTTGCCCCGGCGCATTGACCAACTTATTTCCCAGTAATTATAATTCGGATGTAAATAGTTGTGGAAAATTAACTGAAAATTACCAGCTGTTGGAAAGAAGGAAGCTGAGATGTTATCACCTGAAGAACCAGTGCCTAGGCTTCTCGTCCTCTTCCAGCGGCAGCAACAGAGCTCCCAGCCCGACCATTGCCATGAAGAATATCGCGCCTCCCACGAATATGTAGAGATCGTGGGGTATTATGGTGAACTGCAGCAGGGAGTAGGGGGAGGCGCCGTTGAGGTACGTCCTGAGCTCGTAGAGCCACGTTGAGCCGGATGGCGATATAGGAGAGTTGCTGTAGTACCAAGTGATTATCTGCGGTATTATCACGGAGGTGTAGACTATTGAGAACATTCCGACCAGGGAACCTATGCTTCCGATCAGTAGCGCATGGCGATTGCTCTTGAACGTGGCGACTAGGTAGGATACTATGGGAACGAGTAATCCGGCGAACACCACTGCGTCCCAGAGGAGCTTGAAGTATGGGCCACTGTAGAGCAGCGACGTCCACGGCCACGCCTCCTGGTTGGTCATCATTATCCACATCCACCAGGCGAACATGAATGACAGGGCCAGCGTCGCTATCAGGCCGTCCCTGGCGACCGACTTCACCCACCCGCCGTCGTCCTTTCTGCTCAGCGCCCAGTACGCATAGCTGACGAGCGAGAGCGCCGCTATGCCGCCGTAGAATGAAAGGACCACGTACATCATGGGCACGAACGCCCCGAAGTCGAGCACCCATGTCGAGAGATACCCGAAGACAGCTCCGAGGTTTGCGTCCAATATCAGGTCAGCCGCAATCGTGTAGAGTATTATGCCCACGTCGGCCGCGGCGATCAACTTTATCACTTTGTTCCAGATGGGTCTGTCAGTGTCCTTCTTCTCACCCATCAGCGCCAATATGCTCAGTATTATCCCCACGCCGACCAGCAAGTAGAGTACGCCGTTCCACGCTATCCTGGAGTAGGGATTGAAGCTGGTGTAGATGTAGGTCGTCTCCATCGGCTTGTAGACGGACGCGAAGACCATTATCCAACCCGGCACGAGTAGCGCTAGCGCCAGCCACTCCAGCCTAGACGACAGCTTGTGCAGTGGATTGCCCTCCTGGTTTCCCCACTTGAACGCCCTGTAGAGTGAGTTGTACGTGCTGACGCCGGTTCCCAGCACCCCGAAGAACACGTAACCTATCACGAGGAGCCCCCACCTCACGGGAGCATAGTTGGGGACCTCTAAGCTCAGGCCGTACAGCATGAGAGCTCCTCCAATGATCAGGAAGAGGAGCGTGAACGCCAGAGTCTTGGCCTTATTCATATGCCCCCACCTCCATTGGCCTTCTTGCTGAGAACATAAAGCGTATGCGGTTGCACGTTCAGCTGAGGATTGAGCGCCACGGCCTGTCCCGTCTCGGCCAGCCTGGACACCTCCGAGTTGGGATCGTCCAAGCACCCGAATATTCTGGCACCTCCCACGCAAGTCCTGACACACGCCGGCGTGTTGGTGTCGTCCGGCGCAGTGCCATAGCAGTACGTGCACTTATCGACGTGCGGCACCACGTGTATGGCGTTATCGCCGTAGTATTCCTTCGCCTTCTGTATGTCCTCGTATGTGTACATGTACCTAGCGCCGTAGGGGCACGCCTCGACGCAGTACTCACATCCCATGCACTTGTATTCATCGACCACGACTATTCCGCCATCCACTATCTGCGTAGCTCCGGTCGGACATACGTAGTAGCACGGCGGGTTCTCGCACTGCATGCACAGCCTGGGTATGAACATTCTCTGGGTATTCGGATAGGTCCCGAGCTCAAGGTCCTCCACGTGGGTCCTCCACAGTTCCTCCCAGAACGGGGTCTCGTTCTCGAACGCGCATGCCGCGGTGCACGCCATGCACCCGAGGCACTGATCTATCTTGATCACCATCCCCCACTTGCTGCACGGCTTTGTGTTGCCGAATGCCTGCATCGGATTCGCGCTGGCGCTGGTGGTCGTGCTCATCATAGCTCACCTCCCGTCGGGCTCATGTCCGGTTGAATATCCTCCTCCGAGGGCAGCGTGGTGGTCGCGGACGCCAGCGCGGTGTACTCCTGGACCTCGTTCGAGGTCGCGGGCCTCACCTCCACCGTCTGCTGCTGCATCATCCTGTGCGCCGTGAGCGGATCGTACGACTTGGTCCATAGATTCGTCATTCCCTTGTTGCCGAAGCTGTCCAGCGCCCTCGTGGAATAGGAGAGCGCGGGGTTATTCTGTCCCCATGGATCAGGAAGCCCCACGGTGTCCGGCCTTATCCAGTTCGTGAGATGAGCGCGCGCTACCACCTTGGCGCCGGTCAGCTTGCTCACAACCGCTATCCAGTCGCCCTCGTTTATGCCGAGCTGCGCGGCCGACGCAGGATTTATCCATATGTACTGATATATGTTCTTGTGATATCCGTTCTCGGTTATCGCGTAGGTCATGGGATTGTCAGTCATGTACGTGTAGGCTATCGGGGGTATCTTGAAGTAATCGAGGAAGAACTCGGGCGGGGTGGGCTCGAATGACGGGTCGTTGTAGGGCGCGCTCGGCGCCACGTAGGTGCCAGGATTCACCGCGTAGCCGGCGTTCCAGTTCGGCGGCACATAGGCCAGGAGGGGATCCCACGTGGGATCGTATCCATATGTCTTGACCACGTAGTAGTAGAGCAACGTGCTGTATACCTCTATCCTGCCGGTCGGCGTGGCCGCGGGCATTCCGTAGGGTATCAGCTGGTTCGCGGAGCTGAAATCATCGTAGGTCTTCACGGGCAGGACGCCCTGGGACTCGAGGGTGCTCATGACCTGATCTGGGGTCGTGTTGAGGACCTGGGCGAAGATTGAGGACTGGACCTGCCTCCACGAGTCGGCTATTATTCCCCCAGTCCTGGGGTAGGCGCCGTACTGCTGTAGGTATCCCATGTACTTCTGGAGGTTTGACTGCACCGCGGATAGGAGCTGATCGTATGGGAGCCCGTTCCCGGCGGCCATCTGGGCTACATACTGCTCCAGGATCCCCATCTCGTAGGCCATCATCAGTATTATGTCCAAGTTCGGTACAGTCTGGGGGAACACTCTGGGAACGGCCTGGTTCCTGGTTCTGTAGTAGTAGTCGAGCGCGGCGGAGTCATCCCAGAACGGCTCCTCCCTCTCCAGATAGGTGGCGTCAGGGAGTATGACGTCCGCGTAGAGCGTCGTGTCCGTTGGCAATATGTCCATGGACACCACGAAGAGGTTCGAGAGTATCTCCTTCCACTCGGACTCCTGGAAGTCCTTCGCAGGGTTCACGCAGCAGAGTATCGCCATCTTCGGCTTGTACGTGGCGCCCTTCCACGTCAGCTGTCCCTGCAGCGCCTCATAGATGCCCGCGTCCGGGAACATTGTGAAGGCAGCAGCGGGCTTCAGGCCCTGTGAGACCAGGTTCTGGTTCAGTATCTCATCGATTGATGGATATCCATGTACCCAGAAGCCCGGGTTGTGGAACGCGTAGATGGTGGCGAACGCGTTCAGGATCAGGCCCGGTAGAGTTACGTATGGTACCTGCTCGAGGATCCCGGGCCTCTGGATCAGGATCCCGGGCGGGGTACCGGAGCTCACTGCTGAGCTATATGCGTCGTTCAGTGCGCTCATGCGCTCCCTGTAGACGCCGGAGTACACCCAGGCGCCCCTGCGGTCCACGTTGCCTGTGAGGGCCATTATGGCTGCAACCGCCTTCCTGAACTGGGTGGTGTAGCTACCCCACTGTCCCTTCTGGCCGGTGGCTATGTCCATCGGGCGCGTCGTGGCCATCCGGCGCGCCACCTCCTCCAAGATCGAGGAGTCCACGCCCGACACCGCGGACGCATAGTCCACCGTGTAGCTTGAGACCCTCTCGGCCAGCTTCTGGAAGGCAGTGTACACCTGCTGCCCGTTGTACGTCGCACCCTGCGGACTGAGGGCTGGTATTATCCTGTTCCCGTCGACGTCGTACATGTTCGTGTTCGTGAAGGGCGGCACCTTCGCCAGTCCTCCCCTTATCTCATCGTACACGTAAAATGCCTTCACGGTGCCGTCCGAGTATTCCTCAGCAAGCGGCCTCAGGAGCCCGTTTCCCTCATCCACCACGAGGAACGGGAGGTCCGTGTAGTACCTGACGAAGTCGGAATCGTAGTAACCATTGCTTATTATGTAGTTTACTATGTACATGGCGACCGCCAGGTCGCTCCCGGGCTTCACTGGAACCCAGAGGTCCGCCTTGGAGGCGGCCTCGCTCTGCCTGGGGTCTATGACTATCATGAAGGCGCCGTTGTCGAGGCCCTCGCCGAGCCTGTGGGCCCTGTTGACGAATATTCCAGCGGGGTTCCCGTTGTCGCCCCAGACGACTATCAGCGATGAGTACGTGAAGTCGTCCATCAGGTCGGAGCCGTGTATGTCGAATGTGCCCATGGTCAGGTTTATCCCCAGGTGCTCGCCGTATATGCAGGGCTGCATGGGGCTGCCGGCCATGTTCGGCACCTGTGAGGCGAACATGAATGGTATGAACTGGGGACGATAGTTGGAGCACGGTATTGCTCCGCCGCCCAGTATAATCTCATATGGCTGCACGTTGTTCTGCTTCATCGTGTTGAGTATGTAGCCGACCGCCTCCTCCCACGTGGCCTCCTTGAAGGACCAGGTTCCCTTCGGCCCTGTCCTTATCAGGGGGGTCTTTATCCTGTCCTTGTTGTAGGTCAGGAATGCCCCGGATCTCCCCCTGGCGCACACCTTTCCCTTGTTCAGGGGAGAAAGGGGATTTCCATCTATCTCTATGGCCCGCACGTAGCTTCCGTCCGGCGACTTCTCCACGGTCGTTATCACGTCGCACGTGGAGGAGCATATTCCGCAGATCCCCGGCACGTATGTGTAGGTCCAGTTTGGCTGCAGGGTCTCGACGTCGTATCCGCTCTGCGGCATGAGTGATAGGAAGTTCAGGTCAAAGCCGGCGGAGAGCTTCTTCGCCGCGTACAGGAGGGCCGCGGATCCCGCCACCGCGCCCGATAACTTGAGGAAGTCGCGCCTGTCGACCGAGATGCCCGATCCCTTATTACCAGACGCCCCGTCGCTCACGAGAGGCCGCCTTTGCGCGTCTTATATTAACTGTTTGCCGCCGCGGGGCTATAATATATATAGGCGCAACACCATATGGTTATACATTTTTATCATAATATAGTGATATCATGATATAAAATTTCACGGTGAATATTTCAACCTCTCGGCCTCATGTGAGATGAATCCGGACAGCGCCCTGCCGAGCGACTTGATACACTCATCGGAGCATTTGTTGATTATGTCATCCGCAAGTCTGCCCATCCACGTGAGGACGTGCTCTCTTACGAACCGGTCGCCATCGTCGGCGGAGCCAGTGCCGTACAACACCGCGGCGAACTCCAGCACCGCCGCTGCGTGATCCTCCGGGACCGTCGTGGGCGCCACGCCGTGCTTTCTGTACCAGGTCAACAGGTCGTATACAACCCTGCCATGGATGCGACCCTCCCTGTACCAGGACTCGTACGGGGGACACGGCACGCCGCCGATGTTCGCCACGAAGCACGACGTGTACTGCGTCCTCGGCACGTCGGGATTCGCCGATTCGCAGCGCCCGAGCACGTCGAGGAGTAGGCCCCGAAGCTCTTGGTCGTCCACGGAGTCCAGTATTCTCCGGAGCTCCCCATGATATCTAGGACCACCTAGCAGAAGCGACATGGCCTTGTAGGAGTGCGCTATGCCCATTGAAATCACCTCTTGGGGCCGAATGCGGATGATCCCTGAATTCCCTTCCTTATGGAGTACTCGAAGCGGTGCTTGGGGCATCTCTCGAGCCACTCGTCGTCCACCGGCAGTCCCCTCTCCTCCATGGTCCTCTTCACCTTGTCCAGGGTTCTCCTAGTCCCCACGAATGCGCCGCAATCCCTGCAGTAGACGTTGTGATCCTCGGCTAGCACCCGCCTCTCGAGGGCACCGGAGTGCGGCCTGGTGGAGATGGCCCTGACGCGGGATCCGCCCTGGTCCCTGAACTCCGGACACACGCTGACGCACACGTCACATCCGACGCACGATGAGGGATCGAAACGCAATGAGGTCCTATCACCCTCACGCGCTATTGTCAGAGCGTTCGTGGGACACCACTTTGCACAGTTCTCGCAGAGCGTGCACGTATCGTCGACTGAGAGATCCCTCACACCTAGGAGCGGCGCGGATACCTCATCAGCGAGGGCAGCAATTATGGTAGGTCTCCTGTACGAGGGAGATGCGGCGCGGATCGCGGGCGCACCGTCGCGCGCTCCGGGACGCAGGGGCTCCCCGCCCTGGCTGAACGCGAATCCTCCGTACACCTCATCGAGCTCGCCCAGAAGTTTTCTGAGCGTCGACAGGTTGCCGGCCAGCTTGCACCCCGGATCCGGGCAGTGGACGGTGACGGAGCCACCGGCGCGCATCGCGAGGAGGTCCACCGGGCCGAGCTCCCCCACGCATGGAAGCTTCAGGGACTCCCCCTCGTGCAGCCTGCAGGACACGACCTTATCGCCCTTCACGGCCCCGACGTCGGCGAAGGATGCGTCAGGGTAATTCGGCATCTGGATGGCGCCCATGGGGCACGCAGCGGCGCAGAGACCGCAGTCCGTGCACTTAGCGTCGTCAACTATGACTCCGCGCTTCTCCGCCCTGTCTATCTCGATGGCGCCGTAGGGACAGGACCTCTGGCAGATGTCGCACACCCTGTACAGGTCTCCGCAGGCCTCCCTTATGTACACGGGGTGACTGGACCTTCCGCTGTACGGGTGC
Protein-coding regions in this window:
- the tatA gene encoding twin-arginine translocase TatA/TatE family subunit; protein product: MIGSATDIIIIIIVAVVLFAGANKIPELFHSMGRAVGEYKKGKVESEMELSKMTGAQGQSQAPAQAQVTPSGSAGTDEKTRQLESQIAELQRQLQELKSKGGN
- the nrfD gene encoding NrfD/PsrC family molybdoenzyme membrane anchor subunit, which produces MNKAKTLAFTLLFLIIGGALMLYGLSLEVPNYAPVRWGLLVIGYVFFGVLGTGVSTYNSLYRAFKWGNQEGNPLHKLSSRLEWLALALLVPGWIMVFASVYKPMETTYIYTSFNPYSRIAWNGVLYLLVGVGIILSILALMGEKKDTDRPIWNKVIKLIAAADVGIILYTIAADLILDANLGAVFGYLSTWVLDFGAFVPMMYVVLSFYGGIAALSLVSYAYWALSRKDDGGWVKSVARDGLIATLALSFMFAWWMWIMMTNQEAWPWTSLLYSGPYFKLLWDAVVFAGLLVPIVSYLVATFKSNRHALLIGSIGSLVGMFSIVYTSVIIPQIITWYYSNSPISPSGSTWLYELRTYLNGASPYSLLQFTIIPHDLYIFVGGAIFFMAMVGLGALLLPLEEDEKPRHWFFR
- a CDS encoding 4Fe-4S dicluster domain-containing protein; translation: MSTTTSASANPMQAFGNTKPCSKWGMVIKIDQCLGCMACTAACAFENETPFWEELWRTHVEDLELGTYPNTQRMFIPRLCMQCENPPCYYVCPTGATQIVDGGIVVVDEYKCMGCEYCVEACPYGARYMYTYEDIQKAKEYYGDNAIHVVPHVDKCTYCYGTAPDDTNTPACVRTCVGGARIFGCLDDPNSEVSRLAETGQAVALNPQLNVQPHTLYVLSKKANGGGGI
- a CDS encoding molybdopterin-dependent oxidoreductase; the encoded protein is MSDGASGNKGSGISVDRRDFLKLSGAVAGSAALLYAAKKLSAGFDLNFLSLMPQSGYDVETLQPNWTYTYVPGICGICSSTCDVITTVEKSPDGSYVRAIEIDGNPLSPLNKGKVCARGRSGAFLTYNKDRIKTPLIRTGPKGTWSFKEATWEEAVGYILNTMKQNNVQPYEIILGGGAIPCSNYRPQFIPFMFASQVPNMAGSPMQPCIYGEHLGINLTMGTFDIHGSDLMDDFTYSSLIVVWGDNGNPAGIFVNRAHRLGEGLDNGAFMIVIDPRQSEAASKADLWVPVKPGSDLAVAMYIVNYIISNGYYDSDFVRYYTDLPFLVVDEGNGLLRPLAEEYSDGTVKAFYVYDEIRGGLAKVPPFTNTNMYDVDGNRIIPALSPQGATYNGQQVYTAFQKLAERVSSYTVDYASAVSGVDSSILEEVARRMATTRPMDIATGQKGQWGSYTTQFRKAVAAIMALTGNVDRRGAWVYSGVYRERMSALNDAYSSAVSSGTPPGILIQRPGILEQVPYVTLPGLILNAFATIYAFHNPGFWVHGYPSIDEILNQNLVSQGLKPAAAFTMFPDAGIYEALQGQLTWKGATYKPKMAILCCVNPAKDFQESEWKEILSNLFVVSMDILPTDTTLYADVILPDATYLEREEPFWDDSAALDYYYRTRNQAVPRVFPQTVPNLDIILMMAYEMGILEQYVAQMAAGNGLPYDQLLSAVQSNLQKYMGYLQQYGAYPRTGGIIADSWRQVQSSIFAQVLNTTPDQVMSTLESQGVLPVKTYDDFSSANQLIPYGMPAATPTGRIEVYSTLLYYYVVKTYGYDPTWDPLLAYVPPNWNAGYAVNPGTYVAPSAPYNDPSFEPTPPEFFLDYFKIPPIAYTYMTDNPMTYAITENGYHKNIYQYIWINPASAAQLGINEGDWIAVVSKLTGAKVVARAHLTNWIRPDTVGLPDPWGQNNPALSYSTRALDSFGNKGMTNLWTKSYDPLTAHRMMQQQTVEVRPATSNEVQEYTALASATTTLPSEEDIQPDMSPTGGEL
- a CDS encoding TorD/DmsD family molecular chaperone, with amino-acid sequence MGIAHSYKAMSLLLGGPRYHGELRRILDSVDDQELRGLLLDVLGRCESANPDVPRTQYTSCFVANIGGVPCPPYESWYREGRIHGRVVYDLLTWYRKHGVAPTTVPEDHAAAVLEFAAVLYGTGSADDGDRFVREHVLTWMGRLADDIINKCSDECIKSLGRALSGFISHEAERLKYSP
- a CDS encoding 4Fe-4S dicluster domain-containing protein — encoded protein: MSANQQLLKFGVEVFDHYCEHRKGGEEICDPVELSSRLRGRKALIIRGIYDQQHLKLYRDAVLRAGLNPLLVQVIDYRWNPWVLEATRAALEAAWVADRARFTEESVEYTRREIMTGNVHPYSGRSSHPVYIREACGDLYRVCDICQRSCPYGAIEIDRAEKRGVIVDDAKCTDCGLCAAACPMGAIQMPNYPDASFADVGAVKGDKVVSCRLHEGESLKLPCVGELGPVDLLAMRAGGSVTVHCPDPGCKLAGNLSTLRKLLGELDEVYGGFAFSQGGEPLRPGARDGAPAIRAASPSYRRPTIIAALADEVSAPLLGVRDLSVDDTCTLCENCAKWCPTNALTIAREGDRTSLRFDPSSCVGCDVCVSVCPEFRDQGGSRVRAISTRPHSGALERRVLAEDHNVYCRDCGAFVGTRRTLDKVKRTMEERGLPVDDEWLERCPKHRFEYSIRKGIQGSSAFGPKR